A region from the Phyllopteryx taeniolatus isolate TA_2022b unplaced genomic scaffold, UOR_Ptae_1.2 contig_24, whole genome shotgun sequence genome encodes:
- the LOC133473248 gene encoding zinc finger protein 572-like isoform X2, translating into MSCKSAKDDEGTISGSKEEDEPRLNAVFKRPRVVLHRADMSEDYVDSEQQAPEDPHFKEEEHEAHITKFPLTGVMKGEEGDGDHRGGSQADGLLAPLSDCDDTTSHSPDTDDEEHSKDMSEDDLDPEQQAPEDRHIKEEEQPADISKFPPTGVMKSEEGDGDNCGGSQADSLLAPQSNCDNTMSHSPDNDDEEHSKDDMRCRNNDKRWQCSQCGKTFSSKWNLKVHMRSHEGEKPFSCSDCGKRFAEKGHLSRHGRTHSGEKPFCCSVCGVRLAQKINLTIHMRKHTGEKPFVCPFCGKRFSIKGHLKTHTRIHTGEKPFSCSVCNFSFSERSKLVKHTRTHTGEKGFTCSVCDKKFAQRCTLTIHARIHTGEKPFGCSVCDKRFSRKDQIKRHKCAGKNSSK; encoded by the exons ATGTCTTGCAAAAGTGCGAAAGACGACGAGGGGACAATTTCTGGGAGCAAAGAGGAAGACGAGCCACGACTGAACGCTGTTTTCAAGCGGCCTCGAGTTGTGTTACACAGAGCAG ACATGAGTGAAGACTATGTTGATTCTGAGCAGCAGGCCCCAGAAGACCCTCACTTTAAAGAGGAAGAGCACGAAGCTCATATCACCAAGTTTCCACTGACTGGTGTCATGAAGGGtgaagaaggtgatggagaccaccgtggaggatcacaagctgacggcctcttagctccactatcagattGCGATGACACAACGTCACACTCGCCTGACACTGATGATGAAGAACACTCtaaag ACATGAGTGAAGACGATCTTGATCCTGAGCAGCAGGCTCCAGAGGACCggcacattaaagaggaagagcagcCAGCTGACATCAGCAAGTTTCCACCGACTGGTGTCATGAAGAGtgaagaaggtgatggagacaactgtggaggatcacaagctgACAGCCTCTTAGCTCCACAATCAAATTGTGACAACACAATGTCACACTCGCCCGACAACGATGATGAAGAACACTCTAAAGATGATATGAGATGTCGCAATAACGACAAACGCTGGCAATGTTCTCAGTGCGGGAAAACATTTAGTTCCAAGTGGAATTTGAAAGTTCACATGAGAAGTCACGAAGGAGAGAAACCTTTCAGCTGTTCAGATTGCGGGAAAAGATTTGCTGAGAAGGGACATTTGAGCAGACATGGAAGAACACACTCAGGGGAAAAACCCTTTTGCTGCTCAGTGTGCGGCGTTAGATTAGCTCAAAAGATTAATTTAACAATTCACATGAGAAaacacactggcgagaaaccttttgtatgCCCATTTtgcggtaaaagattctctATAAAAGGACATTTGAAAACGCACACTAGaatacacactggtgagaaacctttttcctgctcagtctgCAACTTTAGTTTCAGTGAACGTTCAAAATTGGTTAAacacacgagaacacacactggggaaaaaGGGTTTACCTGTTCAGTTTGTGATAAAAAATTTGCTCAAAGATGCACACTGACAATACACGCAAGGATACACACAGGTGAGAAACCATTCggttgcagtgtgtgtgataAAAGATTCTCTCGTAAAGATCAGATTAAGCGCCACAAGTGTGCTGGTAAGAATAGCAGCAAATAA
- the LOC133473248 gene encoding oocyte zinc finger protein XlCOF6.1-like isoform X1 — protein sequence MSCKSAKDDEGTISGSKEEDEPRLNAVFKRPRVVLHRADMSEDYVDSEQQAPEDPHFKEEEHEAHITKFPLTGVMKGEEGDGDHRGGSQADGLLAPLSDCDDTTSHSPDTDDEEHSKGDMTCHNSDKRWPCSQCGKTYSSKSYLKVHMRSHEGEKPFSCSDCGKRFAEKGHFNTHRRTHTGEKPFCCSVCGIQVAQKGNLTTHMRTHTGEKPFVCQFCGKRFSIRGYLKTHTRIHTGEKPFSCSVCTFSFVERSKLVKHMRTHTGEKPFCCSVCGVRVAQKINLTIHMRTHTGEKPFACPVCGKRFTIKGHLKTHTRIHTGEKPFSCSVCNFSFSERSKLVKHMRTHTGEKQFTCSVCDKKFAQRCTLTIHARIHTGEKPFSCSVCDKRFSRKDQIKRHKCAGKKSSK from the exons ATGTCTTGCAAAAGTGCGAAAGACGACGAGGGGACAATTTCTGGGAGCAAAGAGGAAGACGAGCCACGACTGAACGCTGTTTTCAAGCGGCCTCGAGTTGTGTTACACAGAGCAG ACATGAGTGAAGACTATGTTGATTCTGAGCAGCAGGCCCCAGAAGACCCTCACTTTAAAGAGGAAGAGCACGAAGCTCATATCACCAAGTTTCCACTGACTGGTGTCATGAAGGGtgaagaaggtgatggagaccaccgtggaggatcacaagctgacggcctcttagctccactatcagattGCGATGACACAACGTCACACTCGCCTGACACTGATGATGAAGAACACTCtaaaggtgatatgacatgtcacaatAGCGACAAACGCTGGCCGTGTTCccagtgtgggaaaacatatAGTTCCAAGAGTTATTTGAAAGTTCACATGAGAAGTCACGAAGGAGAGAAACCTTTCAGCTGTTCAGATTGCGGCAAAAGATTCGCCGAGAAGGGACATTTCAACACACAcagaagaacacacacaggggaAAAACCTTTTTGCTGCTCAGTATGTGGTATTCAAGTAGCTCAAAAGGGTAATTTAACAActcacatgagaacacacactggtgagaaaccttttgtttgCCAATTTTGCGGTAAAAGGTTTTCTATAAGGggatatttaaaaacacacacaagaatacacactggtgagaaacctttttcctgctcagtatGCACTTTTAGTTTTGTTGAACGTTCAAAATTGGttaaacacatgagaacacatacTGGGGAAAAACCTTTTTGCTGCTCAGTGTGTGGTGTTCGAGTAGCGCAGAAGATTAATTTAACAAttcacatgagaacacacactggtgagaaaccttttgcctgcccGGTTTGTGGCAAAAGATTCACGATAAAGggacatttgaaaacacacactagaatacacactggtgagaaacctttttcctgctcagtctgCAACTTTAGTTTCAGTGAACGTTCAAAATTGGttaaacacatgagaacacacactggggaaaaGCAGTTTACCTGCTCGGTTTGTGATAAAAAATTCGCTCAAAGATGTACATTGACAATACACGCAAGaatacacactggtgagaaaccattcagttgcagtgtgtgtgataAAAGATTCTCTCGTAAAGATCAGATTAAgagacacaagtgtgctggtaaGAAAAGCAGCAAATAA
- the LOC133473248 gene encoding gastrula zinc finger protein XlCGF7.1-like isoform X3: MELCAKCAREVYEEGSSGAKEEKETRNNVNKQPRVVLHRTDMSEDDLDPEQQAPEDRHIKEEEQPADISKFPPTGVMKSEEGDGDNCGGSQADSLLAPQSNCDNTMSHSPDNDDEEHSKDDMRCRNNDKRWQCSQCGKTFSSKWNLKVHMRSHEGEKPFSCSDCGKRFAEKGHLSRHGRTHSGEKPFCCSVCGVRLAQKINLTIHMRKHTGEKPFVCPFCGKRFSIKGHLKTHTRIHTGEKPFSCSVCNFSFSERSKLVKHTRTHTGEKGFTCSVCDKKFAQRCTLTIHARIHTGEKPFGCSVCDKRFSRKDQIKRHKCAGKNSSK, encoded by the exons ATGGAGCTGTGTGCAAAATGTGCGAGAGAAGTGTACGAGGAGGGATCTTCTGGAGCCAAAGAAGAGAAAGAGACGAGAAACAACGTCAACAAGCAGCCCCGAGTTGTGTTGCACAGAACTG ACATGAGTGAAGACGATCTTGATCCTGAGCAGCAGGCTCCAGAGGACCggcacattaaagaggaagagcagcCAGCTGACATCAGCAAGTTTCCACCGACTGGTGTCATGAAGAGtgaagaaggtgatggagacaactgtggaggatcacaagctgACAGCCTCTTAGCTCCACAATCAAATTGTGACAACACAATGTCACACTCGCCCGACAACGATGATGAAGAACACTCTAAAGATGATATGAGATGTCGCAATAACGACAAACGCTGGCAATGTTCTCAGTGCGGGAAAACATTTAGTTCCAAGTGGAATTTGAAAGTTCACATGAGAAGTCACGAAGGAGAGAAACCTTTCAGCTGTTCAGATTGCGGGAAAAGATTTGCTGAGAAGGGACATTTGAGCAGACATGGAAGAACACACTCAGGGGAAAAACCCTTTTGCTGCTCAGTGTGCGGCGTTAGATTAGCTCAAAAGATTAATTTAACAATTCACATGAGAAaacacactggcgagaaaccttttgtatgCCCATTTtgcggtaaaagattctctATAAAAGGACATTTGAAAACGCACACTAGaatacacactggtgagaaacctttttcctgctcagtctgCAACTTTAGTTTCAGTGAACGTTCAAAATTGGTTAAacacacgagaacacacactggggaaaaaGGGTTTACCTGTTCAGTTTGTGATAAAAAATTTGCTCAAAGATGCACACTGACAATACACGCAAGGATACACACAGGTGAGAAACCATTCggttgcagtgtgtgtgataAAAGATTCTCTCGTAAAGATCAGATTAAGCGCCACAAGTGTGCTGGTAAGAATAGCAGCAAATAA